One Cryptomeria japonica chromosome 9, Sugi_1.0, whole genome shotgun sequence genomic window carries:
- the LOC131074524 gene encoding uncharacterized protein LOC131074524, producing the protein MTHVRYILIDEMSFIGEYLNENIDSKLRQAFPKSASQTFAGISIILVGDLGQLPPVNDKAPYQSKRRAKLLWEEFKTIITLDHDFRQYGQNSEQQKFCQLLTNIRDAKPTIDDWMLLMTHSNTTIDATINQEFDNNGYANIKSMDLESRLVNGALGNIHKIVYRPGSVPPQPPTYVSVEFDNYSSIPFYDHHPFVVPITTIQRGGSLQIPLCLAWALTIHKSQGLTLDKVIVDIGPT; encoded by the exons ATGACACATGTTCGATAcatattgattgatgaaatgagctttaTCGGGGAATACTTAAATGAAAACATAGATTCCAAATTACGTCAGGCTTTTCCAAAAAGTGCAAGTCAAACATTTGCAG GAATATCTATTATTTTGGTTGGGGATCTTGGACAATTGCCACCAGTGAATGATAAGGCACCATATCAAAGCAAAAGGAGAGCAAAGTTATTGTGGGAAGAATTTAAAACTATTATTACATTAGATCATGACTTTCGGCAATATGGACAAAATAGTGAGCAACAAAAATTCTGCCAACTTCTAACAAATATTAGGGATGCAAAACCTACCATAGATGACTGGATGTTGTTAATGACACATTCTAATACAACAATTGATGCAACAATCAACCAAGAATTTGACAACAAT GGTTATGCTAACATCAAATCTATGGatctagaatcaagacttgtaaATGGAGCTCTTGGAAACATTCATAAAATTGTATATCGACCTGGAAGTGTTCCACCACAACCACCAACATATGTATCGGTTGAATTTGACAATTACTCAAGCATACCATTCTATGATCACCATCCATTTGTAGTTCCAATTACAACAATTCAAAGGGGTGGTTCTTTACAGATACCATTGTGTTTGGCATGGGCGTTAACGATACACAAATCTCAAGGATTAACACTTGATAAAGTCATTGTTGATATAGGACCAACATAA